One genomic window of Ziziphus jujuba cultivar Dongzao chromosome 4, ASM3175591v1 includes the following:
- the LOC107415484 gene encoding probable galactinol--sucrose galactosyltransferase 5, with protein MAPSLSKNNSDVTSLVSGHSSCPFTIEKSNLLANGHLILSDVPDNIVATPSPHTSIDKSITTVGCFIGFDATQSNSRHVIPIGKLKDQKFMSIFRFKVWWTTHWVGSNGRDLENETQLVVLEKSDSGRPYVILLPLIEGQFRSCLQPGEDDFVDICVESGSSKVSSAGFRSVLYLHAGDDPFTLVKDAMKVMRVHLGTFRLLEEKTPPGIVDKFGWCTWDAFYLTVNPKGVLEGIKRLVEGGCPPGLVLIDDGWQSIGHDSDPITQEGVNQTVAGEQMPCRLLKFEENYKFRDYVSPKDSEKKGMAAFIKDLKEEFKSVDYVYVWHALCGYWGGLRPDVPALPEATVVKPTLSPGLELTMEDLAVDKIVSTGVGLVPPEIVDQMYEGLHSHLESVGIDGVKVDVIHLLEMLCENYGGRVELAKAYFKALTASVRRHFNGNGVIASMEHCNDFMFLGTEAISLGRVGDDFWCTDPSGDPNGTFWLQGCHMVHCAYNSLWMGNFIHPDWDMFQSTHPCAAFHAASRAISGGPIYVSDSVGKHNFDLLKTLVLPDGSILRCEYYALPTRDCLFEDPLHDGKTMLKIWNLNKYTGVLGAFNCQGGGWSRETRRNQCASQFSHMVTSKASPNEIEWKSGNNPIPIEGVEVFALYFSQAKKLILSKLNDKVDISLEPFNFELITVSPVTVLARKSVHFAAIGLVNMLNTGGAIQSLDFDEVNDLVRVVVRGSGEMRVFASEKPTTCRIDGREVAFEYKESMVVIPVPWPGSSNGSIVEYIF; from the exons ATGGCTCCAAGTTTGAGCAAAAATAACTCTGACGTCACATCTCTCGTCAGTGGCCATAGCTCATGTCCATTCACCATCGAGAAATCAAACTTACTGGCCAACGGCCATTTGATCCTCTCCGATGTTCCCGATAACATTGTAGCCACTCCTTCACCCCACACTTCCATCGACAAGTCGATCACCACCGTCGGTTGCTTCATCGGCTTTGATGCTACCCAATCAAACAGCCGCCACGTCATCCCGATCGGCAAACTGAAGGACCAAAAGTTCATGAGCATATTCAGGTTCAAGGTCTGGTGGACCACCCATTGGGTCGGTTCCAACGGCAGAGACCTCGAAAACGAAACTCAACTGGTCGTTCTCGAGAAATCCGATTCCGGTCGTCCTTACGTCATCCTCCTCCCACTCATCGAAGGTCAATTCCGTTCGTGTCTCCAGCCCGGCGAAGACGATTTCGTCGACATTTGCGTCGAAAGCGGCTCGTCAAAAGTCTCTTCCGCCGGATTCCGAAGCGTTCTCTATCTGCATGCCGGTGATGATCCTTTCACTCTTGTTAAGGATGCTATGAAAGTGATGAGGGTTCATTTGGGAACTTTCAGGCTTTTGGAGGAGAAAACTCCTCCAGGCATTGTGGACAAATTCGGTTGGTGCACTTGGGATGCATTTTACCTCACGGTGAACCCTAAGGGAGTTTTGGAAGGGATTAAACGACTAGTTGAAGGTGGGTGCCCACCTGGACTTGTCCTTATCGACGATGGATGGCAATCCATCGGTCATGATTCGGATCCTATCACTCAGGAGGGCGTGAATCAGACCGTTGCTGGCGAGCAAATGCCATGCAGGCTTTTgaagtttgaagaaaattaCAAGTTCAGGGACTATGTGAGCCCCAAGGACTCCGAAAAGAAGGGCATGGCGGCTTTCATTAAGGATCTCAAGGAGGAGTTTAAGAGCGTAGACTATGTCTATGTTTGGCATGCGCTTTGTGGGTATTGGGGCGGGTTGAGACCCGACGTTCCGGCTTTGCCCGAAGCGACTGTCGTGAAGCCGACGCTTTCGCCAGGATTGGAGTTGACGATGGAAGATCTGGCCGTTGATAAGATCGTGAGCACTGGTGTTGGGTTGGTCCCACCGGAGATTGTTGATCAGATGTACGAAGGGCTCCACTCCCACTTGGAGTCGGTAGGTATTGATGGGGTCAAAGTGGACGTTATCCAT CTGTTAGAGATGTTGTGCGAGAACTACGGTGGACGAGTTGAGCTTGCCAAGGCGTATTTCAAGGCCCTAACGGCGTCGGTGAGGAGGCATTTTAACGGCAACGGTGTAATTGCTAGCATGGAGCACTGCAACGATTTCATGTTTCTCGGAACAGAGGCCATTTCTCTTGGTCGTGTCG GTGATGATTTCTGGTGCACCGATCCATCTGGTGATCCAAACGGTACGTTTTGGCTGCAAGGGTGCCACATGGTTCACTGTGCATACAACAGTTTGTGGATGGGCAACTTTATACACCCAGATTGGGACATGTTCCAGTCAACTCACCCTTGTGCTGCTTTCCATGCTGCGTCCAGAGCCATCTCTGGGGGTCCAATCTATGTAAGTGACTCGGTCGGAAAGCACAACTTCGACTTGCTCAAGACCCTTGTCTTGCCTGATGGATCTATTCTGAGGTGTGAGTATTATGCTCTTCCTACCCGTGATTGTCTCTTTGAAGACCCTCTTCATGATGGAAAAACCATGCTCAAGATTTGGAACCTTAACAAG TATACTGGAGTTCTTGGGGCATttaattgccaaggaggagggtGGAGTAGAGAAACCAGAAGAAACCAATGTGCCTCTCAGTTTTCTCACATGGTGACCTCCAAAGCCAGTCCTAACGAGATAGAGTGGAAGAGTGGCAACAATCCAATTCCAATTGAGGGAGTTGAAGTTTTTGCCTTGTATTTCTCCCAGGCCAAGAAGCTCATACTTTCCAAGCTTAACGACAAAGTGGATATCTCATTGGAGCCCTTCAACTTTGAGCTAATTACTGTTTCGCCGGTGACTGTTTTGGCTAGAAAGTCTGTCCATTTTGCTGCCATTGGGTTGGTGAATATGCTCAATACAGGAGGGGCAATACAGTCACTGGATTTCGATGAGGTGAATGATTTGGTTCGAGTTGTCGTCAGGGGCTCCGGGGAGATGAGGGTGTTTGCATCCGAGAAACCAACGACTTGTCGTATTGATGGAAGAGAAGTTGCATTTGAGTACAAAGAAAGTATGGTCGTAATTCCAGTGCCATGGCCAGGTTCTTCCAATGGGTCCATTGTCGAgtacatattttaa
- the LOC107415482 gene encoding protein transport protein sec31: MNTTSFMDKQVMDLSKGSSTTQSKDFIDLMNHPQQEEEDQSGHGGNGNGIDKKEDIFPSYDFHPIHPFIGVGSSPPSSNFDSVPSNLGGSARSWNSAESKPKTSSPIRNYGSLDSMEPAKAIIEKDRNALDSALVAEIDRTVKKHSENLLHVLEGVSARLTQLESRTRHLENSVDDLKMSVGNNHGSTDGVMKQLENVLREVHTGVQSLKDKHEIIEAQLQLSKLQVSKVDQQPEPQKMVHGDSAQQVASAPQQSHQQLPPHVNIPPSHPTFSPPNAPAQQGVPHSVQPQNQFPQNQISFAPPEESYFPAHSQTQDAPNQQYQIPPSQQPLPPPAAPTHQQFQPTPQPQFSQPPPQQSLQHPTLAPVNPSQLQPSTVHHSEEPPYIPPQTYPPTHREPPSQQQSVPLPSQQFYGTPSHVYETPSSRSGSGFSSGYGPPPVRGEPYHYGGMPSQYGNTPVIKPHQVSSPTAAQSGGSGYPQLPTARVLPQALPAASGVSGGSGSSGSGNRVPIDDVVDRVTNMGFPRDHVRATVRKLTENNQAVDLNVVLDKLMNEGEVQPPRGWFGR, encoded by the exons ATGAATACGACATCGTTCATGGATAAGCAGGTAATGGATCTGTCTAAGGGATCGTCGACGACGCAGAGCAAGGACTTCATCGACCTGATGAATCATCcccaacaagaagaagaagatcaaagCGGCCATGGCGGCAATGGAAATGGTATCGATAAGAAGGAAGATATATTTCCAAGCTACGATTTCCATCCCATTCACCCTTTCATCGGGGTCGGTAGTTCTCCACCGTCTTCCAATTTCGATTCTGTGCCGTCCAATCTCGGAGGATCCGCTAGGTCCTGGAACTCCGCCGAATCCAAACCCAAAACCTCTTCTCCTATCAGA AATTATGGTTCGTTAGACTCCATGGAACCAGCAAAAGCCATTATAGAGAAGGATCGGAATGCACTTGACTCAGCACTGGTGGCTGAGATTGATAGGACTGTGAAGAAACATTCGGAGAATCTGCTGCATGTATTGGAAGGTGTTAGTGCGCGACTGACACAACTGGAAAGCAGGACCCGCCATCTTGAGAATTCTGTCGATGATTTGAAGATGTCAGTTGGGAACAATCATGGAAGCACTGATGGAGTTATGAAGCAGTTGGAAAATGTTCTTAGAGAg GTGCACACAGGGGTTCAATCTTTGAAGGATAAACATGAAATAATTGAAGCTCAGTTACAGCTTTCAAAGCTTCAAGTTTCTAAGGTTGACCAGCAGCCAGAACCCCAAAAGATGGTGCATGGGGATTCTGCACAGCAGGTGGCATCTGCTCCTCAGCAATCTCACCAACAGCTTCCTCCCCATGTTAACATTCCACCATCACATCCTACTTTCTCTCCTCCAAATGCTCCTGCCCAACAGGGTGTGCCACACTCAGTTCAACCTCAAAATCAGTTTCCTCAAAACCAGATCTCTTTTGCCCCTCCAGAAGAGTCTTACTTCCCAGCACACAGTCAAACTCAAGATGCCCCAAATCAACAATATCAAATTCCTCCTAGTCAGCAGCCACTCCCCCCTCCTGCAGCACCAACTCATCAACAATTCCAGCCTACACCTCAACCACAGTTCTCTCAGCCACCACCCCAGCAGTCTTTGCAGCATCCGACTCTGGCACCTGTTAATCCCTCTCAACTCCAACCTTCAACAGTTCACCATTCTGAAGAGCCACCTTATATTCCTCCTCAGACCTACCCACCGACCCATAGAGAGCCACCCTCTCAGCAACAAAGTGTGCCCCTGCCTTCTCAACAGTTTTATGGCACTCCTTCCCATGTTTATGAGACACCATCCAGCAGATCTGGTTCAGGATTTTCATCTGGTTATGGCCCACCACCTGTGCGTGGTGAACCATATCATTATGGTGGAATGCCATCTCAGTATGGTAACACCCCTGTGATTAAGCCACATCAAGTCTCGTCTCCTACTGCAGCTCAAAGTGGTGGAAGTGGTTATCCACAGCTGCCAACTGCTCGGGTACTGCCGCAGGCATTACCTGCTGCTTCTGGGGTTAGTGGTGGTTCAGGTTCTAGTGGGAGTGGAAACAGAGTTCCTATCGATGATGTTGTTGATAGAGTGACAAATATGGGGTTTCCAAGAGACCATGTGAGGGCAACTGTTAGAAAGCTGACAGAGAACAACCAGGCAGTTGACTTGAATGTGGTGCTGGATAAGCTAATGAACGAAGGGGAAGTCCAGCCACCTAGAGGTTGGTTTGGTCGGTAG
- the LOC107415481 gene encoding zinc finger CCCH domain-containing protein 41 codes for MELKLSSPKLGGLSPECASDPEEKEVSDDDDDDRNHKHRRRETRSQSLERDNLDQVLTRPYRKRNKPFPNGHSFRENESQTSTTWKNYNSTNLEKDLSAKFDKRRTGIGLLPRAPFDVSQRIRANQAFTGDPGPGRGRGRDSGLWNQRDARFSADIASQMVQQGSIPGSLFSGRGLTNVSNAQGASWNAFGLIPGIPNGGLDALHSIGLQGTLRPAIHSSLNMGIPRQRCRDFEERGFCLRGDMCPMEHGVNRIVIEDVQSLSQFNLPVSLPSAHILGTTAGPGSLASASASSTTSMNSKGLQNKMSKPGIADDGMGLNGLYPGSGCTGGADLYDPDQPLWNNNCPETSNSLLAIHSPKIDETEPLNGDPSDNECTVRSTGNAAGLQNTSVWGRIGGSKSRLEVKEKIDPGISSLDYLENETKEDKEALAVIQPTSRQGKRVIAEDAGPKRMESSSKPQFDTMRNTRKQSQKALRTLFVNGIPLKSNKREALLSHFQKFGEIIDIYIPMNSERAFVQFSKREEAEAALKAPDAVMGNRFIKLWWANRDSIPDDGISSSSSACVTPHGVTAVSVPPNPSVASSSKDNHQAAAPKSSVAHTQDPSLSASDNARPVISNGPKVQPPSQKKLETLEQLKEQLRKKQEMLDQKRNDFRRKLDKLEKQASGLKGESDTEQVAKRPKRGIAADVAKAATPRPSDPVPTVVSPHAETSLDKNLSGENIVSHSPKTNTNVLVQEPVSSKQQAVRPLTPVGAPFLMNRYKLDNRPTAFRICPPLPAGLANVAVLKEHFLPYDDLSNVELEDVETHDNSSESETSKDCSACITFTTRRSAERAFINGKCWEGHNLKFTWLPSSISSNDRGGKENSPSTPKGLLDADIHPGEKPTSIVSQEAASSGTVEADYLETESGVEHLELGENSQPTPSPTSDKKESPKGEML; via the exons ATGGAGTTAAAACTTTCATCTCCAAAATTAGGGGGACTTTCTCCTGAATGTGCTAGTGATCCTGAGGAGAAGGAAGttagtgatgatgatgatgatgataggaATCATAAGCATCGTAGACGGGAGACTCGTTCTCAGTCTTTGGAGAGAGACAATCTTGATCAAGTTTTGACAAGGCCTTATAGAAAGCGGAACAAACCTTTTCCAAATGGGCATTCTTTCAGAGAGAATGAATCCCAAACGAGTACGACGTGGAAAAATTACAACTCCACTAATTTGGAGAAAGACTTGtctgcaaaatttgataaaaggcGCACTGGCATAGGACTGTTACCTCGGGCCCCTTTTGATGTAAGTCAAAGAATCCGGGCAAATCAAGCATTTACTGGAGACCCTGGTCCTGGTAGGGGTAGAGGAAGGGACTCTGGATTGTGGAACCAACGTGATGCTAGGTTCAGCGCTGATATTGCTTCTCAAATGGTTCAGCAGGGCTCTATTCCTGGTAGCCTGTTTTCTGGAAGAGGGTTGACAAATGTTTCTAATGCTCAGGGTGCATCCTGGAATGCGTTTGGATTAATTCCTGGAATACCAAATGGTGGCCTGGATGCACTTCATTCCATTGGTTTGCAGGGTACACTCAGGCCGGCAATTCATTCTTCATTGAACATGGGTATACCTCGCCAACGGTGTAGAGATTTTGAGGAGCGTGGATTTTGTCTAAGAGGGGACATGTGTCCAATGGAGCATGGTGTCAATCGGATTGTTATTGAAGATGTTCAG AGTCTTTCACAGTTTAACCTTCCTGTTTCGCTTCCAAGTGCACATATACTCGGAACAACTGCTGGACCTGGATCTCTAGCATCAGCAAGTGCATCTTCAACGACATCAATGAATAGTAAAGGATTACAGAACAAAATGAGTAAGCCTGGAATTGCTGACGATGGCATGGGTTTGAATGGTCTGTATCCGGGTTCGGGTTGCACAGGTGGGGCTGATTTGTATGATCCTGACCAGCCCCTTTGGAATAACAATTGTCCTGAAACATCAAATTCACTTCTTGCCATACATTCACCCAAGATTGATGAAACCGAACCATTAAATGGCGACCCTTCAGATAATGAATGCACAGTCAGAAGCACTGGAAATGCTGCTGGTTTACAGAATACATCTGTTTGGGGTAGAATTGGCGGTTCAAAAAGTAGATTAGAGGTAAAAGAGAAAATTGATCCTGGAATAAGTTCCTTAGATTATCTTGAGAATGAAACTAAAGAGGATAAGGAGGCATTAGCTGTGATTCAACCTACATCCCGCCAAGGAAAACGAGTAATTGCAGAGGATGCTGGTCCAAAACGTATGGAATCATCTTCCAAGCCACAGTTTGACACTATGCGTAACACTCGGAAACAATCGCAAAAAGCATTGCGCACTCTATTTGTAAATGGAATTCCTCTGAAAAGTAATAAAAGGGAggcacttctttctcattttcaAAAGTTTGGAGAGATTATTGACATCTACATTCCTATGAATAGTGAACGGGCCTTTGTCCAGTTTTCAAAGAGGGAAGAGGCTGAGGCTGCATTAAAGGCTCCTGATGCTGTAATGGGTAATCGTTTTATCAAGCTATGGTGGGCCAATCGTGATAGCATTCCCGATGATGGCATAAGCAGCAGCAGCAGTGCATGTGTAACTCCCCATGGTGTGACAGCTGTTTCAGTTCCACCCAATCCATCTGTTGCTAGTAGTAGCAAAGATAATCATCAAGCTGCTGCACCAAAAAGTAGTGTTGCCCATACTCAAGATCCTTCTCTATCTGCCTCTGATAATGCTAGGCCTGTCATCTCGAATGGTCCCAAGGTTCAACCTCCTTCACAGAAGAAGCTAGAAACTTTGGAACAGTTGAAAGAACAACTCCGCAAGAAGCAGGAAATGCTGGATCAGAAGCGGAATGATTTCCGGCGAAAGTTAGACAAACTTGAGAAACAA GCTTCAGGACTCAAGGGTGAGTCAGACACAGAGCAAGTTGCTAAGAGACCAAAACGGGGAATAGCGGCTGATGTTGCTAAAGCTGCTACTCCAAGGCCTTCTGATCCTGTCCCTACTGTGGTATCACCACATGCGGAGACATCATTGGACAAGAACTTATCAGGGGAAAACATTGTCTCCCATAGTCCCAAAACCAATACAAATGTGCTAGTGCAGGAACCTGTGAGCTCAAAGCAGCAAGCAGTTCGTCCATTAACACCAGTGGGGGCTCCTTTCCTGATGAATAGATACAAATTGGACAACCGCCCGACTGCCTTTAGAATTTGTCCGCCTTTACCGGCTGGATTGGCTAat GTTGCTGTGTTGAAGGAACACTTCTTACCATACGATGATCTTTCCAATGTGGAGCTAGAAGACGTCGAGACCCATGATAATAGTAGTGAATCTGAGACATCAAAAGATTGCTCAGCATGTATAACTTTCACAACACGCCGTTCTGCTGAGAGAGCATTTATTAATGGAAAATGCTGGGAAGGCcataatttgaaatttacatGGTTGCCATCAAGTATTTCTAGCAATGACCGTGGTGGCAAAGAAAATTCTCCTTCCACTCCCAAGGGGTTGTTGGATGCTGACATTCATCCTGGAGAAAAACCAACATCCATTGTTTCCCAGGAAGCTGCTTCATCGGGAACTGTAGAAGCTGATTATCTAGAAACAGAGAGTGGTGTTGAGCACTTGGAACTAGGTGAAAATTCCCAGCCTACTCCAAGCCCAACATCTGACAAGAAAGAGTCACCCAAAGGTGAGATGCTTTGA
- the LOC107415469 gene encoding pentatricopeptide repeat-containing protein At5g40400 produces MNPTPISIGRFLILPSSSAAHTKPTLNPFVASIFTRKSTFSSSSSSLQNLSDSHSKSVSNPLYHFLPPTQNPNNIVNLISSSLRQESFHLTLLQNDIKGLLPHLGSSEISRVLLRCQSDYSSALTFFNWVKNDLGLRPTTPNYCIMLHILAWSRKFSPAMKLLSELIELVNDVPAEDDIFQNLILCTQDCNWDPVIFDMLMKAYVKTDMIREGYTTFRKTIEVGFVPSVISCNFLMHGLMGLNYIDQCWHVYEEMGRIGVHPNAYTFNILTHALCNDGDVDKVNSFLEKMEEEGFDPDIVTYNTLISSYCRKGRLEDAFYLYKIMYRRNVIPDLVSYTTLMNGLCKQGRMREAHQLFHRMIHRGLNPDAMSYNTLISGYCHEGKMKECKLLLHEMISNGILPDCFTCRTLVEGYGREGKLLSALNLVVELQRFGVSLSGNIHDYLISALCQEGRPFAAKSLLERISGDGYVPDMNIYNELIASFCKCCHVAEALLLKDEMVSSNIKPSVFTYRTLISCLCRINRSKEGACLMEEMAESGLSPDTVICRELVDGYCKEGNIAKAESTLSLFAREFQIFDTESYNILVKVLCEEGNVAKMLELQDRMLKVGLTPNSLTCRYVIHSLWKTTNLDKAKLQAYN; encoded by the coding sequence ATGAATCCAACTCCTATTTCCATCGGCCGATTTCTGATTCTACCAAGCAGCTCTGCTGCTCATACAAAACCAACTTTAAATCCCTTCGTCGCCTCTATTTTTACACGGAAAtctactttttcttcttcttcttcttctttacaaAACCTCTCCGACTCTCACTCCAAATCAGTTTCAAACCCACTTTACCATTTTCTTCCTCCAACTCAAAACCCCAACAATATAGTCAATCTCATCAGCTCTAGCCTCAGACAAGAAAGTTTCCACCTCACTCTTCTCCAAAACGACATAAAAGGGCTTCTTCCCCATCTGGGTTCCAGTGAAATTTCGAGGGTTTTGTTGAGATGTCAATCTGATTACTCTTCAGCTCTTACTTTCTTTAACTGGGTCAAGAATGATTTGGGTCTCAGACCCACTACCCCGAACTATTGCATTATGCTTCATATTTTGGCTTGGTCACGAAAATTTTCGCCCGCCATGAAACTGTTATCTGAATTGATAGAGTTGGTTAACGACGTTCCAGCAGAGGATGacatatttcaaaatttgattttgtgtACCCAAGACTGTAACTGGGATCCAGTTATCTTTGATATGCTCATGAAGGCTTATGTGAAAACAGATATGATTCGAGAAGGTTATACTACTTTTAGGAAGACAATAGAGGTTGGTTTTGTCCCAAGTGTTATCTCTTGCAATTTTCTTATGCATGGATTAATGGGGTTGAATTATATTGATCAATGCTGGCATGTTTATGAAGAGATGGGGAGGATTGGGGTACATCCAAATGcttatacatttaatattttgacTCATGCTTTATGCAATGATGGAGATGTGGATAAAGTGAACTCTTTTCTGGAGAAGATGGAAGAAGAAGGGTTTGATCCTGATATTGTTACGTATAACACTCTAATCAGTAGCTATTGTAGGAAAGGAAGGCTGGAAGATGCATTTTATTTGTACAAGATCATGTATAGAAGGAATGTGATCCCAGACTTGGTTTCATATACTACCTTGATGAATGGGCTTTGTAAACAAGGGAGGATGAGGGAAGCTCATCAGCTTTTCCACAGAATGATTCATAGAGGATTGAATCCGGATGCTATGTCGTATAATACTCTTATTAGTGGTTATTGCCATgagggaaagatgaaagaaTGCAAGTTATTGTTGCATGAGATGATCAGCAATGGAATTCTACCAGACTGTTTCACTTGCAGGACACTCGTTGAAGGATATGGCAGAGAAGGTAAGCTGCTCTCTGCTTTGAATTTGGTTGTAGAGCTTCAGAGATTTGGAGTTTCTCTTTCAGGTAACATTCATGATTATCTAATTTCCGCATTATGCCAAGAAGGTCGGCCGTTTGCAGCTAAAAGTCTTTTGGAAAGAATTTCTGGGGATGGTTATGTGCCTGATATGAATATCTACAATGAATTAATTGCATCTTTCTGCAAATGTTGTCATGTTGCAGAGGCATTACTTTTGAAAGATGAAATGGTAAGTTCGAATATCAAACCCAGTGTCTTCACATATAGAACACTCATAAGCTGTTTGTGTCGAATAAATAGAAGTAAAGAAGGCGCATGCTTAATGGAAGAAATGGCTGAATCGGGTTTGTCACCAGATACGGTAATATGCAGGGAATTAGTAGACGGGTACTGCAAAGAAGGTAATATTGCTAAAGCAGAATCAACACTGAGCTTATTTGCCAGggaatttcaaatttttgataCTGAAAGTTACAATATACTTGTCAAAGTTTTATGTGAGGAGGGTAATGTGGCTAAGATGCTGGAGCTGCAGGATAGGATGCTAAAAGTAGGTCTTACACCAAATAGCTTGACATGTAGATATGTGATCCATAGCTTATGGAAAACTACTAATCTGGACAAAGCCAAGCTACAAGCCTACAACTAG